GCGAAACGACGACCAGCGTGATGAAGCCCAGCGGGATCGTCACGATACCGGGTTGGCTGAACGGCACGATCGCGTCGGCGGCATCGAGACCGTAGACCTTCGCATAGGTATCGCCGCTCAACAGGATCCAGCCCAACGACGAGACCATCCCGACGGTGACCGCCGCGATGATTCCTTGATGCGTTGTCCCGCGCCAGAACAACAACATGATCAACGCGGGCAGGTTCGCCGATGCGGCGATGCTGAACGCCCAGCCGACAAGAAAGCTGACGTTCAGATCTTTGAACAAGATCCCCAGCACGATCGCAATGATCCCGACAGTCACCGACGCCAACTTGGCGACGCGGACCTCTTCGTCACCGGTCAATTTGAACCCAAGCGACGAGACGAGAAGATCGTGCGTGACCGCTCCGGCCGACGCGATGATCAGACCGCTGACCGTTCCCAGAACCGTTGTAAAGGCGATCGCCGAGATGATTGCAAACAACCACTCGTTGATGCTCTTGGCCAACAACGGGGCGGACATATTGCTGGTCGTCACATCCAAGGCACCACTCGCCATCGCGCCCAAGCCCATATAAAGGGTCAGCACATAAAAGAATCCGATCGCCGCGATCCCGACAATCGTACTCTTTCGCGCCGCCGCTTCGTCTTTGACCGTGTAGTAGCGGATCAAGATGTGGGGAAGCGAAGCGGTGCCGCAGAACAGAGCCAGCATCAGCGACAGAAAGTTCAATCGATCGATCGGATTGTCGCTGCGAATGCCAGTGAATTTGCGTCCCGGGCGAAGGACTTCCGATCCCGAGACCGGCGTCGGGTAATAGACTGTCGATTTGGCCCCATCGGTATCGGCGATCTTCTGCTCGTTCCAGAGGGTGACTTCACTGGTCCCCAGTTCACGGAAGAACGAAAGGAAGCCGAGCGGCCCGGTCTCTTTGCGGTCGCCCGAGAGCTTGCTGATATATCCGATCGGGTGCAGTTCGGCTCCTCCCTTTTCGGTTCCCTTGACCAAACCGTTGACCAACGTCTCGCCATCGGCAGTTGTTGTAAGAATCTGGCCTTCCAACAACGTAGCGGTTCCGTCCTCCTTTTTTTCGACCCGCCAGACGATCATCTTCCCCTCACTGTCACGAGTGCGAATGAAGTCTTTGCCTTCCCAGTCGCCCGTCGCGGGAATGATCTTGCCGCCGGCGAGTTGCGGCGTGGCAAGCAGTTCCGATTCCAGGTTCTCGACAGTCAACGGTCCCACGGTTTGGAAGACGTGCCCGTCGATTCCACCTTCCTGCGCCGTGAAGCCGCGTCCAAGGATCATATAGGTCAGCACGCCAGAGAAGATCACCAACAGCGAACCTTTGAGGAACTGAACCCAAGTCGTCGACAACATCCCGGCCGAGGTGACGATGCAGATCACCGTGGCGCCGACCAAGACGACGCCCACCCAATGCGGAAAGCCGAGCAGCGGTTGAATCAAGACGCCCGCACCGACCATCTGCGGGATCAAGTAGAAGATGCTGACGACCAGCGTGCTGATCCCCACGACCAGCTTGATGCCGCGGGAATTGAAAGTGGAATTCAGAGCGTCGGCGAAGGTGAATTTGCCGAGTCGCTTCATCGGTTCGGCGACGACAAACAGGGCCACGATCCAACCGGCGAGGTAGCCGATCGAATAAAGGAAGCCGTCGTAACCACTGAAGGCGATCATCCCGCAGATTCCGAGGAACGAAGCGGCTGACAAATAATCGCCAGCAAACGCGACGCCGTTGACAAACCAAGGGATCTGTCCGTGGGCTGTAAAGAATCCGGCGGACGATTTCGCTTGCCGCCCCAGATAGAAGCTCAGCCCCAAGGTCAGGCCAACAAACGCCAAAAAGATCACAACAGCGATCGTCGAAGGTTCGTAAATCATTGCTTCGCCTCCCCATCGTTATCGCTTGGAGCGTCGTTTTTACACAGCAGACCGTACAGCAGGGCCATCGCAAACGCCCCCACGATCAGGACAAAACCGTAGACGATCGCCAGATTGATTCCGTCGATCGGTTGCATGTCCATCGAGTCGGGAGAGAGCGCATTGATGAACACAAACCCGCTGTAGAGCAGCAGATAACAAAAGAAAAGGATCAGACCGATCCGTGAATTCCGAGCTTGCATGGGTTTCCAATTCATTTGGAAGAAACGTTAAGGGGGCGAAAAGGGGGAATTGTAGCCCAAACGGACCGAAAGCGTGAGCGATCCCCCCCGGTTTGCGACAGAAAAATCATCGTAGCAGGTCCAGACACCATCCCCCCCAAACGCCACCTTCTCTGCACTTTATGTCAGTTCCCCTATTTCAATTTCGGACCGTTGCGACCAAACTCTGACATCGGCAGGTTGACGGATGACTGCAATCGATTGGACGGAATAACCCAGCGAACCGCGCCCAGAAGCGAGCGTTTCGCACCGATCCGTGGGCACCAGAGGTCGCACTGCGTTGACGAGCACACAACACACCACAGCGTCGCATCGAACCCCAGCCAATGCAACCTGGGAATTGTCCGACGCAAGAACGCTGTTTCTTTCCGACATTCACTTGGGCAGCCGGTTCTGCCAAGCCGAACCTCTTCTGGAATTACTCCAGCGCTGCCTGCCGCAGAAGATCTATCTGGTCGGTGATGTCGTCGACAACCGCCGGATGAGCCGTCGGATTCGATGGACTCCCGCCTACAACCGCTTGGTCGCACGGTTGTTCGACCTGGGCGTCTCGGGAACCGAGATCTATTACACACCTGGAAACCACGACACGTTTTTGCGCAGCTTTGTCGAAGACTATCGACTTGTCCAAATCCGTGATTCGTTTGTCCATCAGTGCGCCGACGGGAAGCGGTTGGCCGTATTGCATGGCGATCAATTCGACATGGTCGAAAGCAAGATGCATTGGCTGTCGAGCTTGGGGTCGCTTGCCTACGAAGGTCTGCTGGCGATCGATCGCAGCATCAACGCGGTGCTCGGATTGTTTGGCGGTCGACAGATTCCGATCAGCCGCAGCCTGAAGCTGTGGGCCAAAAGCATCGTTCAAAAGAAGAGCGGCTTCCACCAGCAGCTGTGCGACTTTGCTCGCGATCAAGATTGCGAAGGAGTGGTCTGTGGGCATATCCACAAACCGGAGATCACGCAGATCGAAGAGATCATGTACCTCAACACCGGCGATTGGATCGAGCACTGCAGCGCGATCGTCGAGTGGCCCGACGGACGGCTGCAATTGATCGACGCCCACAACTTGGCAAAGACGCAGCGACGCGAGCCGACATTCCATCGGCTGCGTTCCAACGCTTGATCGGATCGACACACACCGCGGTAGTTAGAGCCCCAAGCCCAACGGGTTGTTGAGCGTTTCGTGCCCCTGTTGGATCGACTTCGACGGCATCTCGCACATCACACGTTCGACCGTCAATGTTTCCTTCACATGAGTCAGCGGTTGCAAGGTTTGGTAGGTCGAATTGGAATGATTGAGACCGAAGCCAGGGATGGCAGTGCCCGACGCATCGGTCTGTTCGATTTCAATGCGGTAGTGTTCAAAATTGTTGACTCCCTGGAATTGCATGATCCAATTCCCACCGATGTCAGCAACCGTGGTACGCTCTCCGATCAATCGTCCACTGGAATCATAGATTCTGCCGACGATCTGGCTTCCGTAATTGGCATGTCCCGAAACGATCGGCTCTGCCGCCAATGCGAAGATCTGCATCGACAGTGGCCCCTTCGCCAAATCGGAATCGAAACTTCGCTCGGAGATGTCGCGACCAAATCCCTTGGTGAAGTCATTCAGCGAATCGAAGGCAAATGCCGCGCGGACCTCCACATCGATCGTTGCCGACGCGGTCCCGCCATACGGATCCTCGACCAAATATCGGAATGAGGTCTCGCCGACGAAATTGGTATGGGGCGTCAATGTCAGCGTGCCGTTGGGATTCACCACGACCGACGCGTTGTCGGGCTGGGTCAGCACGATCACCGTCAACGGATCGCCGTTGGGATCGTAGGCGTTTTGAAGCACGGGAATCACCGTCGAAATGTTTGCACCGACCTTGATCTGGCTGTCGCCCACTTGCGGCGGTTCGTTTTCACCGTGAATCGTCACGACGACTTGCCCCGTATCGGTCCCTCCCTGCCCGTCGCTGATCGTGTACGCAAATTGATCGAGCGCCGATTGGCCAACGCCTAAATTATCGAACTGCCCATTGGGATCATATTGGTAGCTACCATCGGCATGGATCTGCACGATCGCCCCCGATTGCAACGTCACCGCGCTGCCGACCGCGGCCGGATCGCCGTTGACAGCGACCACTTGCAGCGGCGTATCGCCATCGGGATCGTAGTCCGATCCGTTGCCACCCAACAGTTGTCCGTGATACACATTCGACTCGTGGACCGTACCGGTATGTTCGACGGCGACCGGCGCCACGTTGTGGACGTTCCAGGTGAAGCTTTGCGTAGCGGTCAGCCCTTCGACGTCGGTCGCCGTGATCTGCACGGCGTAGGGCCCCGTTTGCGACGCGTCGCCCGACGACGTGCCGCTGATGATCCCCGTCGCCGAATCGAGACTCAGCCCCGTGGGCAAGCTGCCATTGTCGGCGTAGGTCAGCACGTCGGTCGCATCGCGATCGCCGAAGTATCCACGGACGTCCAACGGCACAATCGTTTGACCGTCGTAAGCGGTCTGCGATTCGATTGTCCCTTCGGCAGTTGGCGATTCGTTGAGCCCCGACACCACGACGATCAGTTCCGCGTTGCTGGTACTGCCATCGGCGTCGGCGATCTGATAGGTGAAGAGATCGTTGGCCGTCTGCCCATCGCCAAGCTCTTGGAATGCCGATCGCGCGGGATCGGCTTGGTACGCAAAGCCGCCATCGGCGCTCAGCGTCAACCAACCGAAGAGACCATTGATCGGGGAGCCGACCTGGTGTTCGAATCCGCTAGGGTCGGATGATCCCACGACGACGCTGCGGATCGGGTCGGCCGCCGGTCCGTTGGCGCCATAGATATCGTTGTCGGTGACGTTGCCGGTCAGCGGAACGCCCGGCGAACCGTTGTCGTATTCGAGGTCATCGTGGGCGACCGGAGCGTCATCGACGATGGCGATCAACATCGTCTTCTGCACTTCGTCGCCGTACGTGTCTTTCACCGCCAAGGTGATCGATTCGCTGCCTTGTCCGCTGGCGTGGTCAACGGGACTTGTCAGCGTGAATTTGTACTCGACCAATCCAGTGGCTTGGTCGTAGGAAAGGATTTGAATCGAACCATGAGACGTTGCGACCATGATCGGCGCGACCGAGACCCAATTCAATTGGTTCGCGGAGAGCGCCGTTCCGGCAACCTTCAATTGAACCAGGCCACGCGGGGCGATCACCAGAAAGCTGCCGCTGGCCGTTGCGCCGGCCGGATCTGCCGTGCTGCCCGTACTCAAATCGGCTTCTTCGACCGAAGCATCGGTCCCCGCCACGAGGCCTTCGTCCTGCGTGCCGATGATCGTCGGCGTGCCGAGAATTGTGAAGGTGATCGTGGCCGTCGATTGGCTGCCGTCGGCATCGGTGATCTGATACGTGAAAACATCGGTCAATGATTCATCGGGCCCCAATGCGGCCACTTGAGCGTTGGCATAATCGGGCGTGTACATGTAAGCCCCATCGGCCTGCAGCACCAGCGAACCGAAGGCGCCCGCCACGGGAAGCCCCAGATTGCCCGACGTGTTGTCCGGCGATCCGGTTCCCGCGACGACGCCAGTAACAGGAGCGGAGACTTGATCGGCACCGACGCGATCAACGACGCCGTCGCTGAAGTTCGGGTCGCTGCCGCTTCCCTGTCCGGTGACGACATTCCCATCGGCAACGCTCGACGGGTTTCCAGCGACATTGATGACTTCGTCCCAGTCGTCGTTGGCGATGGCGAGATCATCGACAATGTAGATCACCAGCGTCACGGCGGTTTGGTCGCCATCGAGATCTCGTGCAATCAAGCCGATCGATTCGGTTGCGGTACCGCCGGAATGGTCCGCAGCGGATGTCAATTCGTAACGATAGTCGACCTGGCCGCTGGCCGAATCGTAGCTGTCGATCGTCAACTGGCCATGCGTGGTCGCAATCACAACAGGTACTGTCTGTGCATTCAACAGCTGAGCCGTAGTGATTGAAACTCCAGCAACCTGTAACGATTCGATCTGATCCCCGACCTGAAGCACAAACGATCCGCTGGTCGTCGCGCCTCCCGGCATCGCCGCGGAACCGGTCGCCAGATGACTCTCATCGACCGATGCATCGGTGCCCGAATGGATCCCGTCGTCGATCCCATCGATGCTCAACGGATCGTCGATCCCATCGATCTGAATCGTTACGGTGGCAGTCGCGAAGCCGCCATGAAAATCGGAGATTTGGTAGCTGAACGAATCGGTCACCTGTTCCCCCGAACCGAGGTGATCAAACGCGGTGCCGGGATCAAAGCGGAACGTTCCATCGGAGAACATTTGGATCGTTGCCCCACTTGGCAAGGCGAAGACATCTCCCGACGCAAACGCTTGGCCGTTGATCTGAGTGACTGTCAACGTGTCGCCATCGGGATCCGAATCGACGCCGCCGCCATTGTCGGCCAACAGATGGCCGTCCAACGGAGTATCTTGATCGGTGACAAACGAGTCGTTCACCGCGACGGGCAAGTCGTTGACCGACGCGACCAAAACGGTCGACATCACCGGTGCCGACGCCAACCCGGATGCATCGGTCAGGA
Above is a genomic segment from Rosistilla ulvae containing:
- a CDS encoding sodium/solute symporter, with translation MIYEPSTIAVVIFLAFVGLTLGLSFYLGRQAKSSAGFFTAHGQIPWFVNGVAFAGDYLSAASFLGICGMIAFSGYDGFLYSIGYLAGWIVALFVVAEPMKRLGKFTFADALNSTFNSRGIKLVVGISTLVVSIFYLIPQMVGAGVLIQPLLGFPHWVGVVLVGATVICIVTSAGMLSTTWVQFLKGSLLVIFSGVLTYMILGRGFTAQEGGIDGHVFQTVGPLTVENLESELLATPQLAGGKIIPATGDWEGKDFIRTRDSEGKMIVWRVEKKEDGTATLLEGQILTTTADGETLVNGLVKGTEKGGAELHPIGYISKLSGDRKETGPLGFLSFFRELGTSEVTLWNEQKIADTDGAKSTVYYPTPVSGSEVLRPGRKFTGIRSDNPIDRLNFLSLMLALFCGTASLPHILIRYYTVKDEAAARKSTIVGIAAIGFFYVLTLYMGLGAMASGALDVTTSNMSAPLLAKSINEWLFAIISAIAFTTVLGTVSGLIIASAGAVTHDLLVSSLGFKLTGDEEVRVAKLASVTVGIIAIVLGILFKDLNVSFLVGWAFSIAASANLPALIMLLFWRGTTHQGIIAAVTVGMVSSLGWILLSGDTYAKVYGLDAADAIVPFSQPGIVTIPLGFITLVVVSLMTRPKTAAS
- a CDS encoding DUF485 domain-containing protein yields the protein MNWKPMQARNSRIGLILFFCYLLLYSGFVFINALSPDSMDMQPIDGINLAIVYGFVLIVGAFAMALLYGLLCKNDAPSDNDGEAKQ
- a CDS encoding UDP-2,3-diacylglucosamine diphosphatase; protein product: MTSTQHTTASHRTPANATWELSDARTLFLSDIHLGSRFCQAEPLLELLQRCLPQKIYLVGDVVDNRRMSRRIRWTPAYNRLVARLFDLGVSGTEIYYTPGNHDTFLRSFVEDYRLVQIRDSFVHQCADGKRLAVLHGDQFDMVESKMHWLSSLGSLAYEGLLAIDRSINAVLGLFGGRQIPISRSLKLWAKSIVQKKSGFHQQLCDFARDQDCEGVVCGHIHKPEITQIEEIMYLNTGDWIEHCSAIVEWPDGRLQLIDAHNLAKTQRREPTFHRLRSNA